One region of Haloprofundus salilacus genomic DNA includes:
- a CDS encoding 6-pyruvoyl trahydropterin synthase family protein, with product MYSVTVRRSFIAQHFLTVPDPGPEGERHSHRFRAELRFEGPTLNEYGYLVDIDEVKSALEPVVDRYRDATLNDLPEFEGANPSVERFARIVCEEVVDEATLDGPERVRVTMWENEEASAAYETAL from the coding sequence ATGTACTCGGTAACCGTCCGTCGGTCGTTCATCGCCCAACACTTTCTGACGGTGCCCGACCCCGGACCGGAGGGTGAGCGACACTCCCACCGGTTCCGCGCGGAGCTGCGCTTCGAGGGGCCGACGCTTAACGAGTACGGCTATCTGGTTGACATCGACGAGGTGAAATCCGCGCTGGAACCGGTCGTCGACCGCTACCGCGACGCGACGCTGAACGACCTGCCCGAGTTCGAGGGAGCGAACCCGAGCGTCGAGCGGTTTGCCCGCATCGTCTGCGAGGAGGTCGTCGACGAGGCGACGCTCGACGGTCCCGAACGGGTTCGCGTGACGATGTGGGAAAACGAGGAGGCGTCGGCGGCCTACGAGACGGCGCTCTGA
- a CDS encoding glycosyltransferase family 4 protein, producing MRVGFLVYGDLDERSGGFLYDRRVTDHLRERGDEVVVFSLPERGYLRSTADNLNRSLRRRLRSADLDVLVQDELCHPSLPWLNRRLDIDAPVIAVVHHLRSDEPRAPWRNAFVRRLERAYLRSVDAFVCNSETTRRAVSRLVGGEKPSVVAYPAGDRFGTAVSPARVRERANDGPLRVVCVGNVTRRKNVETLVAGLARVRKPWELVVAGNLTADPEYVAALRSAVDRLAIGDRVEFTGRLDDAALATLYERSHLFAMPSTHEGFGIAYVEAMGFGLPVVASGSGGASELVADATNGYLVDPTDSTELTDVVVPLCRNRERLARMGLAALATYDAHPTWAETSARIGVFLDSLVGEASADTR from the coding sequence ATGCGCGTCGGCTTTCTCGTCTACGGCGACCTCGACGAACGCTCCGGCGGATTCCTCTACGACCGGCGAGTCACCGACCACCTCCGCGAGCGCGGCGACGAGGTGGTCGTCTTCTCGCTACCCGAACGGGGGTATCTCCGCTCGACGGCGGATAATCTGAACAGGTCGCTCCGCCGTCGCCTCCGGTCGGCCGACCTCGACGTGCTGGTGCAGGACGAACTCTGCCACCCGTCGCTGCCGTGGCTCAACCGCCGACTCGACATCGACGCCCCTGTAATCGCCGTCGTCCACCACCTCCGCAGCGACGAACCGCGCGCGCCGTGGCGGAACGCGTTCGTGCGGCGTCTCGAACGGGCGTACCTCCGGTCTGTCGACGCGTTCGTCTGCAACAGCGAGACGACGCGTCGGGCCGTCTCGCGCCTCGTCGGCGGCGAGAAGCCGTCAGTCGTCGCCTACCCGGCGGGCGACCGATTCGGGACGGCGGTTTCGCCGGCTCGTGTCCGCGAACGCGCGAACGACGGTCCGCTCCGAGTCGTCTGCGTCGGCAACGTCACGAGACGCAAGAACGTCGAGACGCTGGTGGCGGGGTTGGCTCGGGTCCGAAAGCCGTGGGAACTCGTCGTCGCCGGAAACCTCACCGCTGACCCGGAGTACGTCGCCGCGCTTCGGAGCGCCGTCGACCGACTCGCGATCGGCGACAGGGTGGAGTTTACCGGGCGGCTAGACGACGCGGCGCTGGCGACGCTGTACGAACGCAGTCACCTGTTCGCGATGCCGTCGACGCACGAGGGGTTCGGCATCGCCTACGTCGAGGCGATGGGATTCGGGCTACCGGTCGTCGCCTCCGGATCGGGCGGGGCGAGTGAACTCGTCGCCGACGCGACGAACGGCTATCTGGTCGACCCGACCGACTCCACGGAGCTCACCGACGTGGTCGTCCCGCTCTGTCGGAACCGCGAGCGCCTCGCACGGATGGGACTGGCCGCGTTGGCGACGTACGACGCCCACCCGACGTGGGCCGAGACGAGTGCGCGCATCGGCGTGTTCCTCGACTCGCTCGTCGGTGAGGCGAGCGCGGACACACGGTGA
- a CDS encoding tyrosine-type recombinase/integrase → MSRKRELSPREARDRFLARRQQRQTEKTVRSYRNRLTRFVHWAESEGIESMSELSGWDLDEYQAYREAQGVAPATLKGQLMALKQLLDYCVRIEVVDEEIADKLEIPKLTPEEETSDKNLASEEALSLLTFYRESHQFYATPEHTFLEVAWHTGARISGLRALDLGDFDPDQQSLEFHHRPPKTGLKNKKSGERVVGINATVVSVLQTYIARERFDKRDDDGREPLFSCRQGRPSDSTIRAWSYRGTQPCVYRDCPHGNERRSCEFTHRNHASKCPSSRSPHAIRTGSITWQLDVGIPIELVAERVNATPQTIRRYYDKADEQERFRLRRRELSTNLDIENDDNE, encoded by the coding sequence GTGAGCCGAAAACGCGAACTCTCACCCCGCGAAGCGCGTGATCGGTTCCTCGCTCGACGCCAGCAGCGCCAGACAGAGAAAACTGTCCGGAGTTACAGGAACCGACTTACCCGCTTCGTCCACTGGGCGGAGAGCGAGGGCATCGAATCGATGTCCGAACTCTCGGGGTGGGACCTCGACGAGTACCAGGCGTACCGCGAAGCGCAGGGTGTCGCGCCCGCGACGCTGAAGGGCCAGCTCATGGCACTGAAGCAGCTGCTCGATTACTGCGTTCGTATCGAGGTCGTCGACGAGGAGATCGCCGACAAACTCGAGATTCCGAAACTTACACCCGAAGAGGAAACCAGCGACAAGAACCTCGCGAGTGAAGAGGCGTTGTCGCTGCTCACGTTCTACCGAGAGTCGCACCAATTCTACGCGACGCCCGAACACACCTTCCTCGAAGTTGCCTGGCACACCGGCGCGCGGATCAGCGGGCTACGCGCTCTCGACCTCGGTGACTTCGACCCGGACCAGCAGTCGCTCGAATTCCATCACCGGCCACCAAAGACCGGACTGAAGAACAAGAAATCGGGAGAGCGCGTCGTCGGTATCAACGCGACGGTCGTGAGCGTTCTTCAGACGTACATCGCACGCGAACGCTTCGACAAGCGCGACGACGATGGCCGCGAACCCTTGTTCTCCTGTCGGCAGGGTCGACCCTCGGACAGTACTATTCGAGCGTGGAGTTACCGGGGAACGCAGCCGTGCGTCTATCGCGATTGTCCTCACGGTAACGAGCGGCGGAGCTGCGAGTTTACTCACCGGAACCATGCGAGTAAGTGCCCGTCCTCGAGGTCGCCTCACGCAATTCGGACTGGCTCGATCACCTGGCAGTTGGACGTCGGGATTCCGATCGAGTTGGTCGCCGAGCGCGTGAACGCGACGCCGCAGACAATCCGCCGATATTACGACAAAGCAGACGAGCAGGAGCGTTTCCGCCTTCGACGGCGTGAGCTATCGACAAATCTCGATATCGAGAATGATGACAATGAGTAA
- a CDS encoding MarR family transcriptional regulator produces the protein MRLDADWMVRADDRILEFLSEEGPHPPSKMAEDGRVRFGAEYIGRRLRDHLVESGLARNLGNGVYTITEDGKKYLDGELDVSNLDRDLN, from the coding sequence ATGAGATTAGATGCGGATTGGATGGTACGAGCAGATGACCGTATCTTAGAATTTCTTTCAGAGGAAGGCCCACATCCACCATCCAAGATGGCAGAAGACGGCCGCGTACGGTTTGGAGCTGAGTACATTGGCCGCCGTCTTCGCGATCACCTGGTCGAATCGGGACTAGCCAGAAATCTGGGGAACGGGGTCTACACGATTACGGAAGATGGGAAAAAGTACCTTGATGGGGAACTGGATGTTTCTAATTTAGATAGAGATTTGAATTGA